TGGAGCAATGGCGATAGATGACGATTGAACATCTTGACCCCGGCACGCTTTACGCGAAAAAGGTTGTCAGCGGAGAAATAACGGCATGTAAGAAAGTCATAAAAGCCTGTCAGCGTCACCTGAGAGATTTGGAAAGAGCAGCTGACCCGTCTTATGAATATGAATATGAATACAGACCAGAAAAGGCAAAAAAGGTCATTAAGTTTCTTGAGATGCTGCCAGATATATCAACGGGAAAGCCCACAAAGCTGGCTTTGTTTCAAAAGTTCATTGTGTACATGCTCTATGCTTGGAGGAATAAAGAGACCGGCTTCCGGCGATTCACCAAAGCGTATATAAGCATGGCGAGAAAGGGCGGTAAATCTGTACTCGTTGCGGGTCTATCACTATACGAGTTGATTTACGGCGAAGCACCTAAGTTTGACAGGCAAATTTATGCGACAGCTAATTCAAGAGGCCAGGCGAAAACCGTCTTTAAAATGATTTCGATGCAGCTTAAAAAGATACGAAGTAAATCGAAATTCATGAGGAAATGGACAAAGATTATACAAAATGAAATCCGGTACCTGAAAGATGACTGCGTCATTATGCCTTTATCGAGGGATACCGATAACTTGGACAGCTTGAACGTTCTTATTGGAATTCTCGACGAGTACCACACAGCGTCCAACACGAAAATGATGGAAGTCCTTGAGTCTTCCCAAGGTCAGCAGGACCAGGGCCTTATCTTAATCATTAGTACAGCCGGCTTTAAGCTGAACGGCCCCATGTATTCGCAAGAGTATCCTTATGTTGACGATATTCTAAGTGGTCGTAAGGAAAACGAAAACTATTTTGCGATTGTCTATGAACAGGATGACGAAGAGGAAATTTACGACGAAAGCACTTGGATAAAAAGCAATCCACTACTTGAGGTGGAGGGGCTACAAAAGAAAATCTTGAAAAACCTCCGCAAGAAATTGAAGGAGGCTCTTGATAAAGATGATCTAAACGGTACACTCGTAAAAAACTTTAATATATGGCAGTCTGCTTCCTCTGAAAGCTTTATCAACGGGAACGATTGGAAAAAGCGCGGTGTGGATGCTGCGCCTGACATTACAGGGAAGCCGGTTTACATAGGGATTGATTTATCACGAACAGATGATTTATCAGCCCTTGGCTTCATTTATCCGTTAGAGGATGAAAATGAGACATTTTATGTGGACAGTCACTCGTTTGTTGGAACAAAAGGTGGACTGGATAATAAAATTGAGCGTGACAAACTGGACTATCGTACTCTCGCGAAAGCCGGATACTGCACAATTACGGACAAAAAATCCGGAATCATTAATCTGCAGCAGGTTGTGGATTATATGATCAATCATATTAAAGAATTTGATTTACAAGTAAAGGGAATCTTCTTTGACCCTTACAATATCTCTTTATTCTTAAATGAAATTGAGAAATATGGCTATGAAGATGTGCTGATTGAAGTTCGTCAAGGTCCTCGCACATTATCTGAACCAACAAAAGATTTTCGTTTGAATGTATTCGACGGAAAAATCATACACAGCAAGAACCCATTACTTGATACGGCGATGCACAATGCAATGCTGAAAAAAGTGAATGATACGATTCAAATTGACAAAGCGCTATACAGGGAAAAGATTGACCCTGCAGCGGCAATGATGAACGCACACACGGGCGCTATGTACCATTACAAACAAGAGGAATTTGATTGGAACTCTTATTACGAAAGCGAAGAATTTACTCTTTAGGGAAGGAGGGGGCGCCATGAAAATCGGAAAAATAAATACCTTTTTGTTGGGAGTATGTCAGTTTATTAAGTTGAACTTGCATACTCTTTTATTTTTGGCAGGCTTGTTTGTTATCAGCTATGGGGTTTTCATTCTCCATCCAGTAGCCGGCTTTATTGTGGCAGGTCTTTTTCTCGTTCTTATTGCCTTCTTACTGAATCCAAAAGAAGAGGAAGGGAGGTGATTAAGTGGCATTCTTTCGATCGTTAGATAAGCAGAGCCCAGGAGCACGAGAGTTCAATGAAATTATTGTTGGTTTGGACGGCCTGTCTTACACGTCTGTAAGTGCAATAAAAAACAGCGATGTGTTCACTGCGATTCTTACACTATCTTCTGATATTGCGGCGTCTCCAATTATGGTTTCTCATAATGGTGTAGAAGAAAAGAACTCTGATCTATTCAGGCTGCTGAATGAGAAACCCAATGATTATTATTCGGGGTACTTTTTCAAATTCATTCTTGTGGCTAACGCACTAATGAATGGACAATCATACGCCGAAATCATCCGGGACAAAGAAGGAACGCCCTTGGAGCTTATCCATATGCGGAACAGTGAAGTCTATGCCGAGCAGCTGCAGGACCGGAATGAAATACTGTACCGGTATTATCCGTCTGGCGGCAAAGAAAGAGTCTTGAAGCCAGAAAACGTCCTGCACATTAAATTTTTCAGCCTGGACGGTATAACGGGGATGAGCCCTCTTTCCAGTCTAAAGCATGAGATTGAAAGCCAAGAGGCTGGAAAACGGCTTGTTACGGATTTTTTTAGAAGAGGCGTCAATTTAAGCGGTATTGTCAACATGAAAAAAGGTCATTTGTCTCCTCAAGCAAAGGACAAGATTCGTGATGAATTTGAAAAAGCAAACTCAGGGATAAAAAATCAGCAGCGCGTGGTTGTGCTCGACGAAAATATGGAGTTCAGCCAGTTAGAAATTAATACGAAAGTGCTTGAGGTTGTTAATAATTACACGCATTCAACAAAGCAGATCGCCAAAGTGTTTGGACTGCCCGCCCATAAGCTGGGTATTGAACAAGTCAATACATCGCTGGAACAAGCTAACCTGGACTATCTGACAAATACATTATCAAACTATTTCACGGCCATTGCCTCAGAACTGAATTTCAAAATGCTGCCGTATCCTTTAAACCTACAGCTGAAATTTCAATTCGACACACGGCGATTTAGAGAAACAGACGCGAAAACAAAGCGTGAGAACGTTATTGCCTTGCTGCAAAACGGTATTTTCTCTCTCAATAATGCCCTGGCTGAGTATGGTTACGAGCCAATACCAAACGGGGACAACCGTTACATGAGTTTAAACTATGTGAACATTGATTTGATGGACGAGATTCAGAAAGCAAAAGCAAAGAGCCTGCCGATCTCGTCAGCAGGTGAAGGAGGTGAGGGGAATGTCTAAGGAAGTAGAAATTAGAACGTCGCAGGAAGGGGCTTTAAAAGCTCATTCAGACGATGACGGTCCAAAAGTGATTAGTGGTTATGCTTTAAAGTTCGGCACCCGCAGCCACAATTTGGGCGGCTTTATTGAAATGATTGATAATAGGGCTCTGGATCAGACAGACATGAGCGATGTGCGGGCATTAATTGATCATGACCCGTCCAAGATTCTCGGGCGTACGTCTGCCGGCACGCTTAAGCTTGAAGTTGATGACATCGGCTTAAGATTCGATGTTACTTTACCGAATACACAGTACGCAACAGATTTATACGAAAATCTGCGGGTTGGTAATATCTCAAATTGTTCTTTCGGCTTCATGCTGGGGAAGGATGGAGACAGTTTTACTCGTGACCAGGAAACCGGCTTGCCGTTGCGGAGCTTGAGAAACATTTCAAAGCTTACAGATGTGTCAGTCGTTACTTATCCGGCTTATGAAGACACTGACGTAACAATTGCC
The Bacillus vallismortis genome window above contains:
- a CDS encoding terminase large subunit — translated: MTIEHLDPGTLYAKKVVSGEITACKKVIKACQRHLRDLERAADPSYEYEYEYRPEKAKKVIKFLEMLPDISTGKPTKLALFQKFIVYMLYAWRNKETGFRRFTKAYISMARKGGKSVLVAGLSLYELIYGEAPKFDRQIYATANSRGQAKTVFKMISMQLKKIRSKSKFMRKWTKIIQNEIRYLKDDCVIMPLSRDTDNLDSLNVLIGILDEYHTASNTKMMEVLESSQGQQDQGLILIISTAGFKLNGPMYSQEYPYVDDILSGRKENENYFAIVYEQDDEEEIYDESTWIKSNPLLEVEGLQKKILKNLRKKLKEALDKDDLNGTLVKNFNIWQSASSESFINGNDWKKRGVDAAPDITGKPVYIGIDLSRTDDLSALGFIYPLEDENETFYVDSHSFVGTKGGLDNKIERDKLDYRTLAKAGYCTITDKKSGIINLQQVVDYMINHIKEFDLQVKGIFFDPYNISLFLNEIEKYGYEDVLIEVRQGPRTLSEPTKDFRLNVFDGKIIHSKNPLLDTAMHNAMLKKVNDTIQIDKALYREKIDPAAAMMNAHTGAMYHYKQEEFDWNSYYESEEFTL
- a CDS encoding phage portal protein; this translates as MAFFRSLDKQSPGAREFNEIIVGLDGLSYTSVSAIKNSDVFTAILTLSSDIAASPIMVSHNGVEEKNSDLFRLLNEKPNDYYSGYFFKFILVANALMNGQSYAEIIRDKEGTPLELIHMRNSEVYAEQLQDRNEILYRYYPSGGKERVLKPENVLHIKFFSLDGITGMSPLSSLKHEIESQEAGKRLVTDFFRRGVNLSGIVNMKKGHLSPQAKDKIRDEFEKANSGIKNQQRVVVLDENMEFSQLEINTKVLEVVNNYTHSTKQIAKVFGLPAHKLGIEQVNTSLEQANLDYLTNTLSNYFTAIASELNFKMLPYPLNLQLKFQFDTRRFRETDAKTKRENVIALLQNGIFSLNNALAEYGYEPIPNGDNRYMSLNYVNIDLMDEIQKAKAKSLPISSAGEGGEGNV
- a CDS encoding HK97 family phage prohead protease, translated to MSKEVEIRTSQEGALKAHSDDDGPKVISGYALKFGTRSHNLGGFIEMIDNRALDQTDMSDVRALIDHDPSKILGRTSAGTLKLEVDDIGLRFDVTLPNTQYATDLYENLRVGNISNCSFGFMLGKDGDSFTRDQETGLPLRSLRNISKLTDVSVVTYPAYEDTDVTIAKRNLQQYEERNRNPEKEKLLLQLDLLKMGL